The proteins below are encoded in one region of Fibrella aestuarina BUZ 2:
- a CDS encoding RagB/SusD family nutrient uptake outer membrane protein codes for MKYTNKHAIVGLTTAISLMVVACKDTFLEVPVTGQLSNIQLNSKAGIEGSLIGAYSMLNGRGDRLASASNWVWGGIRGGDANKGTDPGDFSTINPLQRFETISTSGEIGGTWQRKYEAISRVNATLRLLASAGPDVTAADKTRITAEARFLRGFNYFELKRLFNNTPYIDESVDYGTGIEKVANNVELYPKIEADLKYAYDNLPETQSAAGRINKWGAAAMLAKVYLYQKKYAEAKALFDLVIANGKTANGKKLGLVPKYADLFKASNDNNEESLFAIQAAANTGSVNNANPEFDLNYPYNTGANGPGNCCGFNQPSFEYVNAFRTTANGLPLLDGSYNTGANQVKNDMGVLSKDPFTTDAGNLDPRLDHTVGRRGIPYLDWQNHPGNDWIRNQPNGGPYSPKKFTYYKADKGSLQDNSSWTPGYTALNVPLIRFADVLLMAAECEIEVGSLTKALEYTNMVRKRAANPDGFVKAFADPAKPEGGFGKDPAAKYVISEYPASQFATKEAARTAVRFERRLELGDEGHRFFDLVRWGIAEPTINAYLTYEGAKLPTTLGGAKFKANRDEYLPIPQSQIDIQGASVLKQNPGY; via the coding sequence ATGAAATACACAAACAAACATGCTATCGTTGGGCTAACCACGGCCATCTCGCTGATGGTGGTAGCCTGTAAGGACACGTTTCTGGAAGTGCCGGTAACGGGTCAGTTGAGTAATATTCAGTTGAACTCAAAAGCCGGGATAGAAGGCTCGCTGATCGGTGCCTATTCGATGCTAAACGGCCGGGGCGACCGGCTGGCGTCGGCGTCCAACTGGGTGTGGGGCGGCATTCGGGGTGGCGATGCCAACAAAGGAACCGACCCCGGTGACTTCTCGACCATCAACCCCCTGCAACGTTTTGAGACCATTTCGACCTCGGGCGAAATTGGTGGGACATGGCAGCGCAAATACGAGGCGATCAGCCGGGTTAACGCTACGCTTCGGCTGCTGGCCAGCGCTGGGCCCGACGTAACGGCCGCCGACAAGACGCGGATTACGGCTGAGGCTCGCTTCCTTCGGGGCTTCAATTATTTCGAACTGAAACGGTTGTTCAATAATACGCCTTACATTGATGAAAGCGTCGACTACGGCACGGGCATCGAAAAAGTAGCCAACAACGTCGAGCTGTACCCCAAAATCGAAGCCGACCTGAAGTACGCCTACGACAACCTGCCTGAAACACAGAGCGCTGCCGGGCGGATCAACAAGTGGGGAGCGGCCGCGATGCTGGCCAAGGTGTATCTGTATCAGAAAAAATACGCCGAAGCCAAAGCCTTGTTCGACCTGGTGATAGCCAACGGAAAAACCGCGAACGGGAAGAAACTCGGCCTTGTGCCCAAATACGCTGACCTGTTCAAAGCCTCGAACGATAACAACGAAGAAAGCCTGTTCGCGATTCAGGCGGCGGCCAATACGGGCAGCGTTAACAACGCCAACCCGGAATTCGACCTGAACTACCCCTACAACACGGGGGCTAACGGGCCGGGTAACTGCTGCGGTTTCAACCAGCCCAGCTTCGAATACGTGAACGCCTTCCGTACGACGGCCAACGGTTTGCCGCTGCTCGATGGCTCGTACAACACGGGTGCTAACCAGGTGAAAAACGATATGGGCGTACTGTCGAAAGATCCCTTCACGACCGACGCCGGTAACCTTGACCCCCGTCTCGATCACACGGTTGGCCGCCGCGGCATCCCGTACCTCGACTGGCAGAACCACCCCGGCAACGACTGGATCCGGAACCAACCCAACGGTGGTCCTTACTCGCCCAAGAAGTTTACCTACTACAAGGCAGACAAAGGCTCACTCCAGGACAACAGCTCATGGACGCCCGGCTACACGGCGCTGAACGTACCCCTGATTCGGTTTGCCGACGTGCTGCTGATGGCGGCTGAGTGCGAGATCGAAGTGGGTTCGCTGACAAAAGCGCTCGAATACACCAACATGGTTCGGAAGCGGGCGGCCAACCCCGATGGGTTCGTGAAGGCGTTCGCCGATCCGGCCAAACCCGAAGGTGGTTTTGGAAAAGACCCGGCGGCTAAGTACGTGATCAGTGAATACCCGGCGTCGCAGTTTGCCACGAAAGAAGCGGCCCGGACTGCCGTACGCTTCGAGCGTCGCCTCGAACTGGGCGACGAAGGTCACCGTTTCTTCGATCTGGTCCGTTGGGGCATTGCCGAGCCAACCATCAATGCTTATCTGACCTACGAAGGCGCCAAATTGCCCACAACGTTGGGCGGTGCCAAGTTTAAGGCCAACCGGGACGAGTACCTGCCCATTCCGCAATCTCAGATTGACATTCAGGGTGCGAGTGTGCTGAAACAGAATCCGGGGTATTAA
- a CDS encoding SusC/RagA family TonB-linked outer membrane protein encodes MNNYSWVGKCRFAFLLFLLPLSLFAQDVRVSGKVSDNTGAGLPGVNVVVKGTSRGVTTDGGGNYTINVPNREAVLVFSFIGYASQEAAVGNQSVLNIKLADDATTLTEVIVTGYTTDDRRNTTGAVATVKSKALTAVPSGNVEQQLQGRVSGLTVISNGQPGTASQVRVRGFGAFGGNAPLNVVDGVPVASTDFLSPDDIETTTVLKDAASASIYGARAANGVIVYTTKKGSRKARKLSISYDGQYGVTDPGNGQAMLNPTEFAEWTWNAFRNTGTQAGTAPVYNHPQFGTGASPVIPDYLIATVPGTGGAPAISYGVSGNVDLNFARQNYNVNPAAGTVYQTVRANKAGTDWYKAVTRVAPLQRHALGFSGGTETSRFYIGLGAQTQQGILLNNDFKRYTFRANTEFDLSKRIRIGENLQFTYRSVRGQDGDNGGQGVAANENDILAAFRMPSIIPVYDEFGGYAGTAAKGFNNPRNPVASRDGQFNNTNFQAQAFGNLYVEVDPIDNLTLRSSIGGQYNGQYGVGYGRLQYENSENNSATSYNEFSNYAFSWVLTNTANYKRKFGFHSVDVLAGQEALNTGIGRNMSGNGQNPFSFDPNYITLATVSATGRTVTSGYGLGVNFNSYFGRLNYIYNDKYIVTGLIRRDGSSRFGANNRYGVFPAASAAWRISAEDFMKNVGWVTDLKIRGGYGLMGNSNNVDPNNQFSLYAANLGNSAYDIAGTNSSTVDGYYRSRIGNVDAKWETSITSNIGFDGSFFNNRLEVIFDLWRKDTKDLLFAVPIPDVIGTYASAPSVNIGKMLNQGLDIQLITRGKIGTEVGYEANVTASFLKNEITYLAPGLTYLTTVNPGFRGINPIRNQLGYSISSFYGYQVAGLFKSKEEVASAATQDGAAPGRFRYVDVDGNGKIDANDRTYLGSPVPKFTGGVNLGLNYRGFDINVYGYTSIGNKIFNQSKWFTDFYPSFAGAAISARVKNSWTPQNVNATIPIFESASNFSTNTQSNSYYVEDGSYFRLQNLSIGYNFRSGLLDRLKLQRLRVFASTNNLFTITKYQGLDPSVGGSADTNFGIDVGNYPITRSFTGGVSIGF; translated from the coding sequence ATGAATAACTACTCATGGGTCGGAAAGTGCAGGTTTGCCTTTCTTCTCTTTCTTTTACCGTTATCCCTGTTCGCTCAGGATGTGCGCGTTAGCGGCAAAGTGAGTGATAACACAGGAGCAGGTTTACCAGGAGTAAACGTGGTGGTGAAGGGGACTTCACGCGGGGTAACAACCGACGGTGGGGGTAATTACACAATCAACGTACCCAACCGAGAGGCGGTACTGGTGTTCTCGTTCATCGGCTATGCGTCTCAGGAAGCCGCAGTGGGCAATCAGTCTGTGCTGAATATAAAGCTGGCTGACGACGCTACGACGCTGACCGAGGTAATCGTAACGGGGTATACGACTGATGATCGCCGTAACACGACCGGCGCCGTCGCTACCGTCAAGTCGAAAGCGCTCACGGCAGTTCCGTCGGGTAACGTCGAGCAGCAGCTTCAGGGTCGCGTATCGGGCCTGACGGTCATTTCGAACGGTCAGCCGGGAACGGCCAGCCAGGTACGTGTCCGTGGCTTTGGCGCTTTTGGGGGTAATGCGCCGCTGAACGTAGTGGATGGTGTGCCGGTCGCTTCGACCGACTTTCTCTCACCAGACGATATTGAGACAACCACGGTCCTGAAAGATGCCGCTTCGGCATCGATTTATGGCGCCCGCGCCGCCAACGGTGTAATCGTTTATACGACCAAGAAAGGCTCACGGAAAGCCCGCAAGCTCTCAATCTCTTATGATGGCCAGTATGGGGTGACGGATCCGGGTAACGGGCAGGCTATGTTGAACCCAACCGAATTTGCGGAGTGGACCTGGAACGCCTTCCGCAACACGGGCACACAGGCAGGTACAGCGCCTGTCTACAACCACCCACAATTCGGTACGGGTGCCTCGCCGGTTATTCCCGATTATCTGATTGCCACAGTGCCGGGTACAGGTGGTGCCCCCGCCATCTCTTATGGTGTTTCGGGTAACGTTGACCTCAACTTTGCCCGTCAGAATTACAACGTTAACCCGGCCGCCGGTACGGTGTATCAGACGGTTCGGGCCAACAAGGCGGGCACCGACTGGTATAAGGCCGTAACGCGGGTAGCCCCTCTGCAACGCCATGCGCTGGGCTTTTCAGGCGGCACCGAAACCAGCCGCTTCTACATTGGTCTGGGTGCGCAGACCCAACAGGGTATTCTGCTGAACAACGACTTCAAACGCTATACGTTCCGGGCTAACACGGAGTTTGATTTGTCGAAGCGGATTAGGATTGGCGAGAACCTTCAGTTCACTTATCGGTCGGTACGTGGCCAGGATGGGGACAACGGTGGTCAGGGTGTGGCCGCCAATGAAAACGACATTCTGGCGGCGTTCCGGATGCCCTCGATCATACCGGTCTATGACGAATTTGGTGGGTATGCGGGCACGGCGGCCAAAGGGTTTAATAACCCACGTAACCCGGTTGCCAGCCGTGACGGTCAATTCAACAACACGAATTTCCAGGCTCAGGCATTCGGCAACCTCTACGTTGAAGTTGACCCAATCGATAACCTAACGCTCCGTAGTAGCATCGGTGGGCAGTACAACGGGCAGTACGGCGTCGGTTATGGCCGGTTGCAGTATGAAAACTCGGAAAATAACTCGGCAACCAGCTACAACGAATTCAGCAACTACGCATTTAGCTGGGTGCTGACTAACACGGCCAACTACAAGCGTAAGTTTGGTTTCCACAGCGTTGACGTGCTGGCTGGCCAGGAAGCCCTTAATACGGGCATCGGGCGTAATATGAGCGGTAACGGTCAGAATCCGTTCTCGTTCGATCCCAACTACATCACGCTGGCGACCGTATCGGCTACTGGCCGGACGGTTACGAGCGGCTACGGACTGGGCGTCAACTTTAACTCTTACTTCGGTCGGCTCAACTACATCTACAACGATAAGTACATCGTAACGGGGCTGATTCGCCGTGACGGCTCGAGCCGGTTTGGGGCCAACAACCGGTATGGTGTGTTCCCGGCGGCCTCAGCGGCGTGGCGGATTTCGGCCGAAGATTTCATGAAAAACGTAGGTTGGGTAACCGATCTGAAAATTCGGGGTGGTTACGGGTTGATGGGTAACTCCAACAACGTAGACCCGAACAACCAGTTTAGCCTTTATGCCGCTAACCTGGGCAACTCGGCCTACGATATCGCCGGTACGAACTCAAGCACGGTAGATGGCTACTACCGCTCACGGATCGGTAACGTCGACGCGAAATGGGAGACGTCTATCACCAGCAACATCGGTTTCGACGGGTCGTTCTTCAACAACCGCCTGGAAGTTATTTTTGACCTCTGGCGGAAAGACACAAAGGACCTGCTGTTTGCCGTACCCATTCCCGACGTAATTGGTACCTACGCCTCGGCGCCATCGGTTAATATCGGTAAAATGCTGAATCAGGGCCTTGATATTCAGTTGATTACCCGTGGTAAAATCGGTACTGAAGTCGGCTACGAAGCCAACGTAACGGCGAGCTTCCTGAAGAACGAAATTACGTACCTGGCGCCGGGGCTAACGTACCTGACGACGGTGAACCCCGGTTTCCGGGGTATCAATCCCATCCGTAACCAACTGGGCTACTCCATCTCGTCTTTCTATGGCTACCAGGTAGCGGGCCTGTTTAAGAGCAAGGAAGAGGTCGCTTCGGCCGCTACGCAGGATGGTGCCGCTCCGGGCCGTTTCCGCTACGTCGATGTCGACGGAAATGGAAAAATTGATGCGAACGACCGGACGTACCTGGGCAGCCCCGTTCCGAAATTTACGGGTGGTGTGAACCTGGGCCTCAACTACCGGGGCTTCGACATCAACGTCTACGGCTATACCTCGATCGGCAACAAGATTTTTAACCAGTCGAAGTGGTTCACCGATTTCTACCCGTCGTTTGCCGGTGCGGCGATCAGTGCCCGTGTGAAAAATTCGTGGACGCCGCAAAACGTCAACGCGACGATTCCCATCTTCGAATCGGCGTCGAACTTCAGCACCAATACCCAGTCAAATTCCTACTATGTAGAAGATGGCTCGTATTTCCGACTCCAGAACCTGTCGATCGGCTACAACTTCCGGTCGGGTCTGCTGGATCGGCTGAAGTTGCAGCGTCTGCGGGTATTTGCCTCGACCAATAACCTGTTCACCATCACCAAATACCAGGGTCTCGACCCCAGCGTAGGTGGTAGCGCCGACACCAACTTCGGTATCGACGTGGGCAACTACCCCATCACCCGCAGCTTCACCGGTGGTGTCAGCATCGGCTTCTAA
- the crtD gene encoding 1-hydroxycarotenoid 3,4-desaturase CrtD, which produces MKAAIIGAGIAGIASSIRLAIQGYDVEVFEANAYPGGKLSSFEQIAPDGGVYRFDAGPSLFTMPQLVDELFKLAGRNPADYFQYSRLDETCRYFWDDHTRLTAWADHARFAAEIESVLGEPGQHLLDHLQDSAFKYDVTEKLFLHKSLHRLGTWLGRDAWRGYASLPKLGVFGTMNKANERRFRHPKLVQLFNRYATYNGSDPYQTPATLNIIPHLEYNIGAFFPTGGMVNITNSLVRLAQDLGVQFRFNTKVEEVITDGKRVVGLRVPTADGLVKADLLVSNMDVVNTFRKLLPNAKQPERILRQPKSSSGLIFYWGINRTFDELGLHNILFSNNYREEFAQLFGQNQLYDDPTIYLNITSKLKPDDAPPGRENWFILLNAPNNTGQDWDAIINRARQNVIRKLSHTLGVDVGTLIETESILDPRSIEARTSSSQGALYGNSSNNRFAAFLRHANFSHEFDNLYFVGGSVHPGGGIPLCLLSAKIMSDLVNE; this is translated from the coding sequence ATGAAAGCGGCCATTATTGGGGCGGGTATTGCGGGCATTGCCTCATCGATTAGACTGGCGATTCAAGGCTACGATGTCGAGGTATTCGAGGCCAACGCCTACCCCGGCGGCAAACTTTCGTCATTTGAGCAGATAGCACCCGATGGCGGCGTTTATCGCTTCGACGCTGGCCCGTCGCTGTTCACGATGCCGCAGCTGGTCGATGAACTGTTTAAGCTGGCGGGCCGCAACCCGGCCGATTATTTCCAGTACAGCCGACTCGACGAGACCTGCCGCTATTTCTGGGACGATCACACCCGCCTGACCGCCTGGGCCGACCACGCCCGTTTTGCGGCCGAAATCGAATCAGTATTGGGCGAACCGGGGCAACACCTGCTCGACCATTTGCAGGACAGCGCTTTCAAATACGACGTCACGGAAAAGTTGTTCCTGCACAAGTCGCTACACCGGCTGGGTACGTGGTTGGGGCGCGATGCTTGGCGTGGGTACGCTAGCCTGCCCAAACTGGGCGTATTTGGCACGATGAACAAGGCCAATGAACGGCGCTTCCGCCATCCCAAACTGGTGCAGTTGTTCAACCGTTACGCCACCTACAATGGCTCCGATCCGTATCAGACACCGGCCACGCTCAACATCATTCCGCACCTCGAATACAACATCGGCGCTTTTTTCCCGACCGGCGGCATGGTGAACATCACCAACAGCTTAGTGCGGCTGGCACAGGACCTGGGCGTGCAATTCCGGTTCAACACAAAGGTTGAGGAAGTTATCACTGATGGTAAACGAGTGGTTGGATTGCGCGTTCCAACGGCGGATGGATTGGTGAAAGCCGATCTGCTCGTCTCGAACATGGACGTAGTGAATACGTTCCGAAAGCTGTTGCCCAACGCCAAGCAGCCGGAGCGAATTCTGCGCCAGCCCAAATCAAGTTCGGGACTAATCTTTTACTGGGGGATCAACCGCACGTTCGACGAACTAGGGCTGCACAATATCTTGTTCAGCAACAACTACCGGGAAGAATTCGCGCAGTTGTTTGGGCAAAACCAACTTTACGACGACCCGACGATCTACCTGAATATTACCAGCAAACTCAAGCCCGACGATGCACCACCGGGCCGGGAGAACTGGTTTATCCTGCTCAACGCGCCAAACAACACGGGGCAGGATTGGGACGCGATCATCAACCGGGCCCGGCAGAACGTCATTCGTAAGCTGAGCCACACGTTGGGCGTGGATGTGGGTACGTTGATCGAAACGGAAAGCATTCTGGACCCGCGCAGTATCGAAGCCCGAACCTCAAGCTCGCAGGGTGCCCTGTACGGCAACAGCAGCAATAACCGCTTTGCGGCCTTTCTGCGCCACGCCAACTTTTCCCACGAGTTCGATAATCTCTATTTCGTCGGGGGTAGTGTACACCCCGGCGGCGGCATTCCACTCTGCCTGCTATCCGCCAAGATCATGAGTGATCTGGTGAATGAATAA
- the moeB gene encoding molybdopterin-synthase adenylyltransferase MoeB, with the protein MLTPSEQARYQKHLNLPEWGTEGQLLVKQARVLVVGAGGLGCPVLQYLTAAGVGRIGVVDPDVVDLSNLQRQVLYTTGDVGQPKAKVAVARLQRLNPELRLDAHVQALDLNNARALIDAYDIVVDCTDNFSVRYLVNDVCVTLGKPFVYGAIHRFEGQVAIFNALLPDGQRGPTYRCVFPESPSQMEIPNCAETGVLGVLPGVIGTYQASEVLKLLTGIGEPLTDRLLMTDLLTYTTRTVRIRRRADADEQARQALAARLQSTKPTTGKPQKLAPRELADRLASGENIFLLDVREREEYDFCHLDGAVLIPVSLIPTEAGKGHSRIPTDRPVVVYCHHGIRSANVANYLYAQAGYNNLYNLEGGIHAWAQQVEPDMVTY; encoded by the coding sequence ATGCTAACACCATCTGAACAAGCCCGCTATCAAAAACACCTGAACCTGCCCGAATGGGGTACCGAGGGGCAACTCCTCGTTAAGCAAGCCCGCGTACTCGTCGTGGGCGCGGGCGGATTGGGTTGCCCCGTCTTGCAATACCTGACGGCGGCCGGCGTTGGACGGATCGGCGTGGTCGACCCCGACGTGGTTGATTTGAGCAATCTCCAACGACAGGTGCTGTATACGACCGGCGACGTGGGGCAGCCCAAAGCCAAAGTAGCGGTGGCGCGCCTTCAGCGTCTCAACCCCGAATTGCGGCTGGATGCGCACGTGCAGGCCCTTGATCTCAACAACGCCCGGGCGCTGATCGACGCCTACGATATCGTGGTCGACTGCACCGATAACTTCAGCGTGCGGTATTTGGTCAACGATGTGTGTGTAACCTTGGGTAAGCCGTTTGTCTATGGCGCCATTCACCGGTTCGAGGGGCAGGTGGCCATTTTCAACGCGCTCCTGCCCGACGGGCAGCGCGGCCCCACCTACCGCTGCGTGTTTCCGGAAAGCCCGAGCCAGATGGAGATTCCGAACTGCGCTGAAACAGGCGTTCTGGGCGTATTGCCGGGCGTTATCGGGACGTACCAGGCTAGCGAAGTGCTGAAACTGCTGACGGGCATCGGCGAACCCCTCACCGACCGCCTGCTTATGACCGATCTGCTTACCTATACCACCCGTACGGTACGCATTCGCCGCCGGGCCGATGCCGACGAACAGGCGCGGCAGGCGTTGGCCGCCCGCCTGCAATCGACCAAACCCACGACGGGCAAACCGCAGAAGCTGGCCCCGCGCGAACTGGCCGATCGCCTGGCTAGTGGCGAAAATATTTTTCTGCTGGATGTGCGCGAACGGGAAGAATACGATTTCTGCCACCTCGACGGTGCCGTCCTGATCCCCGTCAGCCTGATCCCGACGGAAGCGGGCAAGGGCCACAGCCGCATCCCAACCGACCGACCGGTGGTGGTGTACTGCCATCACGGCATCCGCTCGGCCAACGTAGCTAACTACCTATACGCACAGGCCGGCTACAATAACCTCTATAACCTCGAAGGCGGTATTCACGCCTGGGCCCAGCAGGTAGAGCCTGATATGGTGACGTATTGA
- a CDS encoding DUF1800 domain-containing protein, translating into MERITQPQLRHLFARAAFGATPAQLQETHRQPVRKVVRQLLADSQAFEPLQMPLGTDDANPGQPVMNKNEAKQLMRDGVINREQLRAKIKMAAVAQRDINVQWINHMATSRAAMREKMALFWHNHFACRINQKPKQMLDYVNVLRQHALGNFGEMLLAVSKTPAMLQFLNNQQNRKNAPNENFAREVMELFTLGKSTTGTPHYTEHDVKEAARAFTGWQYTPEGEFVFRERVHDDGPKTIFGQTGTFRGDDVLQLLLKNPQTARHVTIKLYREFVNETINNQHVDELSRRFYKSNYDIADLMEAIFTADWFFDPANVGAHIKSPVELLIGMRHTFGMVFSDPQPQVFIQRTLGQLLLYPPNVAGWPGGRNWIDSSSLLFRMRLPDYVFKNVNVPIRPKDDGDVNLQPLDRKGAAQFTTLVDWAGFQRPYLELANEPVASSQLPEALAACLLPWPLRPDQKALLLRQLKPGQSGPDQIRTLATAMMTLPEYQLC; encoded by the coding sequence ATGGAACGGATCACCCAACCGCAACTACGTCATTTGTTTGCCCGTGCGGCGTTTGGTGCCACACCCGCTCAGCTTCAGGAAACTCACCGGCAGCCCGTTCGGAAGGTAGTCCGGCAGTTGCTGGCCGACAGCCAGGCCTTCGAACCGTTGCAAATGCCCCTTGGCACCGACGACGCCAACCCCGGGCAGCCCGTGATGAATAAGAACGAGGCCAAACAACTGATGCGCGACGGCGTGATTAACCGCGAGCAACTGAGGGCTAAAATCAAGATGGCAGCCGTGGCGCAGCGCGACATCAACGTGCAGTGGATCAACCACATGGCCACCAGCCGGGCCGCGATGCGCGAAAAAATGGCCCTGTTCTGGCACAATCACTTTGCCTGCCGGATCAACCAGAAGCCGAAGCAGATGCTCGACTACGTGAATGTGCTGCGGCAACACGCGCTGGGCAATTTCGGGGAGATGCTGCTGGCCGTTTCCAAAACGCCTGCCATGCTGCAATTCCTGAACAACCAGCAGAACCGGAAAAACGCCCCCAACGAGAACTTTGCCCGCGAGGTGATGGAGTTGTTTACGCTGGGCAAATCCACGACCGGCACGCCCCACTACACCGAACACGACGTGAAAGAAGCCGCCCGCGCTTTTACGGGCTGGCAATATACGCCCGAAGGCGAGTTTGTGTTCCGTGAGCGCGTGCACGACGACGGCCCCAAAACGATATTCGGCCAGACAGGTACGTTCCGGGGCGACGATGTGCTGCAATTGCTGTTGAAAAATCCGCAGACGGCCCGGCACGTAACGATCAAACTGTACCGGGAGTTTGTCAACGAAACAATTAACAACCAACACGTTGACGAACTAAGCCGCCGTTTTTACAAATCGAATTACGACATCGCCGATCTGATGGAAGCGATCTTCACGGCCGACTGGTTTTTCGACCCGGCCAACGTGGGGGCACACATCAAATCGCCGGTCGAACTGCTGATTGGCATGCGCCACACCTTCGGGATGGTCTTCAGCGATCCGCAGCCGCAGGTTTTTATTCAACGGACGCTGGGGCAGTTGCTGCTCTATCCGCCCAACGTGGCGGGCTGGCCCGGCGGCCGCAACTGGATCGATTCGTCGAGTCTGCTGTTTAGGATGCGCCTGCCCGACTACGTGTTCAAGAATGTGAACGTACCCATCCGGCCCAAAGACGACGGCGACGTGAACCTGCAACCGCTCGACCGCAAAGGCGCGGCGCAGTTTACGACGCTGGTGGATTGGGCCGGTTTCCAGCGCCCCTATCTGGAGTTGGCCAACGAGCCCGTTGCCAGTAGCCAACTGCCCGAAGCGCTGGCCGCCTGCCTGCTGCCCTGGCCGCTGCGCCCCGATCAGAAAGCGCTGCTGTTACGTCAGTTGAAGCCGGGTCAGTCGGGGCCCGATCAGATCCGCACGCTGGCCACCGCCATGATGACCTTACCCGAATATCAACTCTGTTAA
- a CDS encoding DUF1501 domain-containing protein, translating to MKRRDFLQHSGLAAAGTLLIPSFLKAFEAQAMANRQLGLSPQSGKVLVVVQLSGGNDGLNTVIPYRNDIYYRERPGIAIPRENVLTLNDEVGLNPALEPLRALYDDGLLTVINNVGYPNPDRSHFRSMDIWHTASNSDQYLNSGWLGRYLDASCSGKAQPGAPSIGPHQAIEVDDTLSLAMKGDTLNALAVLDPKKLYNQTRGPLIDALAHAHDDEHQQAAYLYKTLAETTSSAAYVFDKTKTVSPNTSYPNHELGNRLRTVSQLIRAGVDTSVYYISLSGFDTHINQLGQQERLLRQYGEAVGTFMRDMKEAGRLQDVLLMTFSEFGRRVKQNASNGTDHGTANNVFLIGGTGNRRVFNPAPTLINLDEGDLRYSVDFRSIYATLLHDWLNVDDTAILGRRFDRLGVV from the coding sequence ATGAAACGACGCGATTTTCTCCAACATTCGGGTCTCGCTGCGGCAGGCACCCTGCTGATTCCCTCCTTCCTGAAAGCGTTTGAAGCCCAGGCTATGGCAAACCGGCAGTTGGGGCTTAGTCCCCAGTCGGGCAAGGTGCTGGTCGTGGTGCAGCTATCGGGCGGCAACGACGGGTTGAACACGGTTATTCCCTACCGCAACGACATCTATTACCGCGAACGGCCCGGCATTGCTATTCCGCGCGAAAACGTATTGACTCTCAACGACGAAGTGGGCCTCAACCCCGCCCTCGAACCGCTGCGGGCGCTGTATGACGACGGGCTGCTCACGGTGATCAATAACGTGGGGTACCCCAACCCCGATCGCTCGCATTTTCGGTCGATGGACATCTGGCATACGGCCAGCAATTCGGACCAGTACCTGAACTCAGGCTGGCTGGGGCGTTACCTCGACGCGTCCTGCTCGGGCAAAGCACAGCCCGGTGCGCCCTCCATTGGCCCGCATCAGGCCATCGAAGTAGACGACACACTGAGCCTGGCCATGAAGGGTGATACACTCAACGCGCTGGCCGTGCTCGACCCGAAAAAGCTCTACAACCAAACGCGCGGGCCGCTGATCGACGCGTTGGCGCACGCGCACGACGACGAGCATCAGCAGGCGGCTTACCTGTACAAAACCCTGGCCGAAACAACCTCGTCGGCAGCCTATGTGTTTGACAAAACCAAGACCGTCAGCCCCAACACATCGTACCCCAACCACGAATTGGGCAACCGCCTCCGCACGGTATCGCAGTTGATCCGAGCGGGCGTCGATACGAGCGTATATTACATCTCGCTCAGCGGGTTCGATACGCACATCAACCAGTTGGGCCAACAGGAGCGGCTCCTGCGCCAGTATGGCGAGGCCGTGGGTACGTTCATGCGCGACATGAAAGAGGCGGGCCGCCTTCAGGATGTGCTACTGATGACCTTCTCGGAATTTGGCCGACGCGTGAAGCAGAACGCCAGTAATGGCACCGACCACGGCACGGCCAACAACGTCTTCCTGATTGGTGGTACGGGCAACCGGCGCGTATTTAACCCCGCCCCGACTCTTATCAATCTCGACGAAGGAGATTTGCGCTATTCGGTCGACTTCCGAAGCATTTACGCCACCCTGCTCCATGACTGGCTCAACGTAGACGACACGGCCATCCTGGGTCGTCGGTTTGATCGGCTGGGCGTGGTGTAG